In a single window of the Melioribacteraceae bacterium genome:
- a CDS encoding SDR family oxidoreductase — protein MKEKVVIISGANKGIGKEATKQLAKLGAKVYMACRSLNSANEARKEIVKETGNQNVFVMHLDLANMNSVKSFADEFKKRESKIDVLINNAGLWTKTKRLSELGVEYTFTVNVLGHQFLTHLLLDELKNAAPSRIINTASHYADGLDIDDINFDKRKFNETLAYKQTKQANRMLTREWARRLRNDNISVYSLTPGFIPDTELFREQNMFGKLLLKIFALIEGRTIEEGADTIIWLASTEKVIGSNGGFFNRRKEEKCKFSNPEEEKYLWDKCEEFLMNIKQKNIN, from the coding sequence ATGAAAGAAAAAGTAGTAATAATATCCGGAGCAAATAAAGGAATCGGTAAGGAAGCTACGAAGCAATTGGCAAAACTTGGCGCAAAAGTTTATATGGCCTGCCGTTCTCTCAATTCTGCAAATGAAGCTAGAAAAGAAATTGTTAAGGAAACCGGGAATCAGAATGTTTTTGTGATGCATCTTGATCTCGCAAATATGAACTCGGTAAAAAGTTTTGCAGATGAGTTTAAGAAAAGAGAAAGTAAAATTGATGTGCTCATAAATAATGCGGGTTTGTGGACGAAAACCAAAAGGCTAAGCGAGCTTGGCGTTGAGTACACTTTTACAGTGAATGTATTAGGCCATCAATTTTTAACCCACTTATTGCTTGATGAACTAAAAAATGCCGCACCATCAAGAATTATTAATACTGCTTCTCATTATGCCGATGGGCTCGATATTGACGACATTAATTTCGATAAAAGAAAGTTCAATGAAACTCTTGCCTACAAACAAACCAAGCAGGCTAACAGAATGCTTACACGGGAATGGGCTCGAAGATTGAGAAATGATAATATTTCTGTTTATTCTTTAACTCCTGGATTTATTCCGGATACAGAATTATTCAGAGAGCAAAATATGTTTGGTAAGTTACTTTTGAAAATATTCGCTCTAATTGAAGGAAGAACAATCGAAGAAGGAGCTGATACAATTATTTGGCTTGCCTCCACTGAAAAGGTAATAGGGAGTAACGGAGGATTTTTTAATCGAAGAAAGGAAGAAAAATGTAAATTCTCTAATCCAGAAGAAGAGAAATATCTTTGGGATAAATGTGAAGAATTCTTAATGAACATAAAGCAGAAGAATATAAATTAG
- a CDS encoding DNA alkylation repair protein, whose translation MNKYFKIILQELEKHHNAKKAKWLVNYVKHDIKSIGVGIPEIRSIVQDVCKLNKLNELSRTEQKEILDELVKHEYSESKLAAIIYVQLFLLGTDVKFQLSMFSNWYDKKWIYDWNVCDWLCVRLLSPLVDSYPKQTITELKKWNKDNYLWKARASLVPFAQCKTLKEHLEIVDAFNKQMIKRNERFCKTAVGWSLREISRLDKGYVKGFLETHNTYLTAEVKKNATKYFAR comes from the coding sequence ATGAATAAATATTTTAAAATAATTTTACAGGAACTAGAAAAGCATCATAATGCTAAAAAAGCAAAATGGCTTGTTAATTATGTTAAGCATGATATTAAATCTATTGGTGTTGGCATCCCGGAAATTCGCTCTATTGTTCAAGACGTTTGTAAACTGAACAAGTTAAATGAACTATCTAGAACCGAACAGAAAGAAATACTTGATGAACTTGTTAAACATGAATATAGTGAATCTAAACTTGCGGCAATTATTTATGTCCAGTTATTTCTACTAGGAACAGATGTAAAATTTCAGCTTTCAATGTTTTCAAATTGGTATGATAAAAAGTGGATATACGATTGGAATGTATGCGACTGGCTTTGTGTGAGACTGCTGTCCCCCTTAGTGGATAGTTATCCAAAACAAACAATAACAGAATTAAAAAAATGGAATAAAGATAATTACCTTTGGAAAGCTCGCGCATCTCTAGTTCCCTTTGCACAATGCAAAACATTAAAGGAGCATCTGGAAATTGTTGATGCGTTTAACAAACAGATGATTAAACGAAATGAGCGATTTTGCAAAACAGCAGTGGGCTGGTCTTTGCGGGAAATATCTAGACTGGATAAAGGATATGTCAAAGGATTTTTAGAAACACACAATACTTACTTAACCGCCGAAGTAAAAAAGAATGCCACGAAATACTTTGCGCGATAA
- a CDS encoding tryptophan-rich sensory protein, whose translation MSGSNIFKLIVSLIIPLSVGAVAGMFTSQAVPTWYASLNRPSFSPPNWVFGPVWTSLYILLGISFFLIWKESSSPKRNQAIKIFAIQMLLNFAWSFIFFYFNMIGIALIEIILLWFSIFAMIYLFYKIKPLAAYLNIPYLLWVSFATILNVGYYFLN comes from the coding sequence ATGTCAGGATCAAACATTTTTAAACTGATTGTTTCTTTAATAATTCCTTTATCTGTTGGGGCTGTTGCCGGAATGTTTACTTCACAGGCTGTTCCAACCTGGTATGCATCATTAAACAGACCCTCATTCAGTCCTCCCAACTGGGTGTTTGGTCCAGTGTGGACATCCCTATACATTCTTTTAGGAATTTCCTTTTTTCTTATTTGGAAAGAAAGCTCTTCTCCAAAAAGAAACCAGGCCATTAAAATATTTGCAATTCAGATGCTCTTAAACTTTGCCTGGAGTTTTATATTCTTCTATTTCAATATGATTGGCATTGCGCTTATAGAAATTATCCTTTTATGGTTCAGTATCTTTGCAATGATTTACCTTTTCTATAAAATAAAACCACTTGCCGCGTATTTGAATATTCCATACTTGTTATGGGTTAGCTTTGCAACAATTCTAAATGTTGGCTATTATTTTCTGAATTAA
- a CDS encoding pirin family protein, with translation MYNKIISNIQPLGFTWQTNNPFLFCVHHLDNFPSGNDQLGPNASLEGRNIGQDFTLKDGWRMYHGETIPGFPAHPHRGFETVTIVLRGFVDHSDSHGAAGRYGNGDVQWMTAGSGLQHSEMFPLLNKTENNPCELFQIWLNLPQSNKFCKPHFKMLWNEDIPFYKKKDIKGKSIEVRIIAGEIKDVIAPPPAPDSWAADKKNEVAIWLIKLEENAEWSLPPASFGISRSLYFYKGSTLDIAGINLQSYHSVDLLADQNVLIKNGGTDAYILLLQGKAIDEPVVQYGPFVMNSREEIQQAFDDFRKTQFGGWPWKRLDNVHPKDKGRFAKYADGIEEVK, from the coding sequence ATGTACAATAAGATTATCTCAAACATTCAACCACTTGGTTTTACCTGGCAGACTAATAATCCGTTTTTATTTTGCGTGCACCATCTCGATAATTTTCCATCGGGCAATGATCAGCTTGGGCCAAATGCATCATTAGAAGGAAGAAACATTGGACAGGATTTTACTTTGAAAGATGGATGGAGAATGTATCATGGAGAAACCATACCCGGTTTTCCCGCTCATCCTCATAGAGGTTTCGAAACCGTTACAATTGTACTTCGAGGATTTGTAGATCATTCTGATTCACATGGCGCCGCCGGAAGATATGGCAACGGAGATGTTCAGTGGATGACCGCCGGTTCCGGTCTTCAGCATTCCGAAATGTTTCCTCTTCTAAATAAAACAGAAAATAATCCATGCGAACTTTTTCAGATATGGCTTAATCTTCCTCAATCTAATAAGTTTTGTAAGCCGCATTTTAAAATGTTGTGGAATGAAGATATTCCGTTTTATAAAAAGAAGGACATTAAAGGGAAATCGATTGAAGTGAGGATTATTGCGGGAGAAATTAAAGATGTAATTGCTCCCCCACCAGCTCCCGATTCCTGGGCGGCAGATAAAAAAAATGAGGTTGCCATTTGGCTTATAAAACTTGAGGAAAATGCTGAGTGGTCATTGCCCCCCGCATCTTTTGGAATTAGCCGATCACTATATTTTTATAAAGGGTCCACACTGGACATTGCCGGAATAAATCTTCAATCTTATCATTCGGTTGATTTACTGGCCGATCAAAATGTATTGATTAAAAATGGCGGAACAGATGCTTACATACTTCTGCTTCAGGGCAAAGCTATTGATGAACCGGTCGTTCAATACGGTCCCTTTGTAATGAATAGCAGAGAAGAGATACAACAGGCTTTCGATGATTTTCGTAAGACTCAATTTGGCGGTTGGCCCTGGAAAAGACTTGATAATGTTCATCCAAAAGATAAAGGTAGATTTGCAAAATATGCCGATGGTATAGAAGAAGTAAAATAA
- the purE gene encoding 5-(carboxyamino)imidazole ribonucleotide mutase, producing the protein MVNPSISIIMGSDSDLIVMQEAANVLKEFNVTFELTVVSAHRTPKRLFDYAENAHKRGIEVIIAGAGGAAHLPGMVAAISPLPVIGVPIKSSNSIDGWDSILSILQMPGGVPVATVALNGAKNAGLLAIQILSVKDFNLRKNMLDYKDKMHLEVMQKVEKLGKE; encoded by the coding sequence ATGGTAAATCCATCAATAAGTATAATTATGGGTTCTGATTCTGATTTAATTGTGATGCAAGAAGCGGCCAATGTTTTAAAGGAATTTAATGTAACATTCGAACTTACTGTAGTTTCGGCTCACCGAACTCCGAAAAGACTATTTGATTATGCTGAGAATGCACACAAAAGAGGAATTGAAGTAATAATAGCGGGAGCCGGAGGAGCGGCACATTTGCCTGGAATGGTAGCAGCAATCTCACCATTACCTGTAATCGGGGTTCCAATTAAATCATCAAATTCGATTGATGGATGGGATTCGATTTTATCTATTCTTCAGATGCCGGGCGGAGTACCGGTTGCAACAGTAGCATTAAATGGTGCGAAAAACGCTGGATTACTTGCGATACAAATTCTATCAGTAAAAGATTTTAACTTACGAAAAAACATGCTTGATTATAAAGATAAGATGCATCTAGAAGTGATGCAAAAGGTTGAGAAACTAGGGAAAGAATAG
- a CDS encoding 5-(carboxyamino)imidazole ribonucleotide synthase, with the protein MEKLVTSEIKLGIIAGGQLGKMLVLAASNWNVNTFILDKDEHCPASSCCTFLFKGDQLNFEDVYKFGQMVDVLTLELENVNIEALKKLKEEGKRIIPDPDILEIIQDKGLQKQFFEKNKIPSSPFTLFTSKHDIINAINNGVLDFPFVQKLRKGGYDGRGVTIISSKDDLINLLDGPSIIENLVNIDKEISAIVARNERGEVKCHPTVEMEFNPSANLVEKLICPSTLTAELENKTENYAIKIISELNLHGILAVEMFIDKNQNILINEIAPRPHNSGHHTIESAITSQFEQLLRAIFNLPLGSTKLKMPAVMINLLGEPGYEGRVRFEGLTECMAIEGVKIHLYGKKTTKPFRKMGHVTVLAPTIDEAKNKADIVKQKIKVVSW; encoded by the coding sequence ATGGAAAAACTCGTTACATCAGAAATTAAGCTGGGTATTATTGCAGGTGGCCAGCTTGGCAAAATGCTCGTACTTGCAGCAAGCAACTGGAACGTCAATACATTTATTCTTGATAAAGATGAACATTGTCCCGCTTCATCATGCTGTACATTCTTATTCAAAGGGGATCAACTCAATTTTGAGGATGTTTACAAATTTGGGCAGATGGTGGATGTTCTTACTCTCGAATTAGAGAATGTAAATATTGAAGCACTTAAAAAACTTAAGGAAGAAGGAAAAAGGATTATACCTGATCCTGATATACTCGAGATTATTCAGGACAAAGGACTACAAAAGCAGTTTTTTGAGAAAAATAAAATACCATCCTCTCCATTTACACTTTTTACATCCAAACATGATATCATCAATGCAATAAATAATGGTGTATTAGATTTCCCTTTCGTTCAGAAATTACGCAAAGGTGGGTATGATGGAAGAGGTGTTACAATAATTAGCTCAAAAGATGATTTGATAAATTTACTTGATGGGCCCTCGATAATCGAAAATCTTGTGAATATTGATAAGGAAATATCTGCGATAGTTGCAAGAAATGAACGTGGTGAAGTTAAATGTCATCCAACTGTTGAGATGGAGTTTAATCCAAGCGCTAATCTTGTTGAAAAACTTATTTGTCCCTCTACTTTAACGGCAGAACTTGAAAACAAAACAGAAAACTATGCTATCAAAATTATTTCTGAGTTAAATCTTCATGGAATTCTTGCTGTGGAAATGTTTATTGATAAGAATCAAAATATTTTAATAAATGAAATTGCCCCTCGTCCCCATAACAGTGGTCATCATACTATTGAAAGCGCTATTACATCTCAATTTGAACAACTTTTAAGAGCTATTTTTAATTTGCCTTTGGGAAGCACTAAACTAAAGATGCCTGCAGTAATGATAAACCTTTTAGGTGAACCGGGTTATGAAGGTCGTGTTCGATTTGAAGGGCTCACCGAATGCATGGCAATTGAAGGAGTTAAAATTCATCTCTATGGTAAGAAAACTACAAAACCTTTTAGAAAAATGGGACACGTAACAGTCTTGGCACCAACAATTGATGAAGCTAAAAACAAAGCAGATATTGTAAAACAAAAAATTAAGGTTGTGTCATGGTAA
- a CDS encoding sodium-dependent bicarbonate transport family permease has protein sequence MDFQILISNIANPTLLFFLLGIIAVIIKSDLEIPESSSKFISLYLLFAIGFKGGQELSHSSYNHEITYTLIFGTLIAALIPAYTFFILKRKLSVYDAGAISAAYGSVSAVTFVAAVSFLEMQQLSFGGHMVAVMALMESPAIIIGVFLMMKYGQQSNARIDWKSIFQHSFANGSVVMILGSLVIGLIADTKQAEGIKPFTTDLFKGFLVIFLLEMGMVAAKRFTAFTKYGLFVTFFAIVIPFINGCVVAYLSQFITPDIGNRFILSILAASASYIAVPAAMRIAAPEADPGLYIPMALGITFPVNITIGFPVYFTIVNFFA, from the coding sequence ATGGATTTTCAGATACTTATATCAAACATAGCAAATCCAACCTTGTTGTTTTTTCTACTTGGAATAATCGCAGTTATTATAAAAAGTGATCTCGAGATTCCCGAATCATCCAGTAAGTTTATTTCATTATACCTTCTCTTTGCAATCGGTTTTAAAGGTGGACAGGAATTATCGCACAGCAGTTATAATCATGAAATAACCTACACACTTATATTCGGAACTCTGATTGCCGCATTAATTCCAGCTTACACTTTTTTCATTCTTAAAAGAAAGTTAAGCGTTTATGATGCCGGGGCAATTTCTGCGGCTTATGGCTCTGTAAGTGCTGTTACTTTTGTTGCCGCTGTATCTTTTTTGGAAATGCAGCAATTGTCTTTTGGCGGGCATATGGTTGCAGTAATGGCTTTAATGGAATCCCCGGCTATAATTATTGGTGTTTTTCTTATGATGAAATATGGACAACAATCAAATGCACGAATAGATTGGAAATCTATCTTTCAGCATTCCTTCGCTAACGGAAGTGTTGTAATGATTCTGGGAAGTCTAGTTATTGGTTTAATTGCCGATACCAAACAAGCAGAAGGTATTAAACCATTTACCACAGATCTTTTTAAAGGTTTTCTAGTAATATTCCTTTTAGAAATGGGGATGGTTGCGGCAAAGAGATTTACTGCTTTTACAAAGTATGGATTATTTGTAACTTTTTTTGCAATAGTTATCCCATTCATAAATGGATGTGTTGTGGCTTACCTAAGTCAATTCATAACACCCGACATTGGTAATAGATTTATACTTTCTATATTAGCTGCAAGCGCCTCTTATATTGCTGTACCGGCAGCAATGAGAATTGCAGCACCGGAAGCAGATCCAGGACTTTATATTCCAATGGCACTGGGTATTACGTTCCCGGTTAATATAACAATTGGTTTCCCGGTATATTTTACTATTGTAAACTTTTTTGCATAA
- a CDS encoding glycoside hydrolase family 127 protein, giving the protein MIQKYFFILFFAITQLFNAQHSILNYPITAIDIRNVVINDNFWLPKIKLIQDTTIKFAFDKCKAEGRMDNFLIAGGKLEGTTKGKMPFDDTDLYKIIEGASYSLISTPNKNLDAYLDSIISIIEIGQEKDGYITTWFTIDRMKPPAWWANPSPNRWEFEVTNHELYNSGHLFEAAAAHYWATGKRNFLDIAIKNADLLVNNFGPNKLRIPPGHQIVETGLIKLYQITKNKSYLNLSKFFLDLRGDSTSHKLYGEYSQDHLPVVDQSEAVGHAVRAVYMYAAMTDIAAIYGDKSYLHAVNKIWENIVNKKMYITGGIGSRHDGEAFGDNYELPNLTGYNETCAAIGNVHWNQRLFQLTGNSRYYDVIERSLYNGLLSGISADGINFFYPNPLESDGSYKFNQGACTRQSWFDCSCCPTNMIRFLPSIPGLIYSTYNDSLYINLFISNKSSFKINDHEIKLVQTTNYPWDGKVNFKIKSSSDSKFTVKIRIPSWVNGEVLPGDLYNYINDTPNKITLKINGHESTFDVDKGYAIITRNWKDEDNIELMIPMNIRKVTAHEKVVDNLNKVAFEYGPIVYCAEQVDNNNIDNLLFDKDVLTNLADKFLLTENIKVINGQAAQNDFTLIPYYLWSNRGIGKMKVWLPIKG; this is encoded by the coding sequence ATGATCCAAAAATATTTCTTTATCTTATTTTTTGCAATAACTCAATTATTTAATGCACAGCATTCAATTTTAAATTATCCAATCACAGCAATTGATATCAGGAATGTAGTAATCAATGATAATTTTTGGCTTCCAAAAATTAAATTAATTCAGGATACAACGATCAAATTTGCATTTGATAAATGTAAAGCCGAAGGAAGAATGGATAATTTCCTAATTGCCGGTGGAAAATTAGAAGGCACAACGAAAGGCAAAATGCCTTTTGACGATACCGATTTATATAAGATAATTGAAGGAGCTTCATATTCCTTAATTAGTACCCCGAATAAAAATCTTGATGCTTATCTTGATTCAATTATTTCTATTATTGAAATCGGACAAGAGAAGGATGGATACATTACAACATGGTTTACAATAGATAGAATGAAACCACCGGCATGGTGGGCAAATCCATCTCCTAATCGATGGGAGTTTGAGGTTACCAATCATGAATTATATAATAGCGGTCACTTATTCGAAGCCGCGGCAGCTCATTACTGGGCAACCGGGAAAAGAAATTTTTTAGATATCGCAATTAAGAATGCAGATTTATTAGTTAATAATTTTGGTCCCAATAAATTGAGAATTCCCCCGGGGCATCAGATAGTTGAAACCGGCTTAATAAAACTATATCAAATTACAAAAAATAAAAGCTATTTGAATCTTTCAAAATTTTTCCTTGATTTAAGAGGAGATTCAACTTCTCATAAATTGTATGGTGAATATAGTCAGGATCACCTTCCTGTGGTTGATCAATCAGAGGCAGTTGGTCATGCGGTGAGAGCAGTGTACATGTATGCGGCTATGACAGACATAGCGGCGATTTATGGAGATAAATCATACCTACATGCTGTTAATAAAATTTGGGAAAATATAGTAAATAAAAAAATGTATATCACTGGAGGTATAGGTTCACGACACGATGGAGAAGCATTTGGTGATAATTATGAACTTCCAAACCTTACCGGTTATAATGAAACTTGCGCCGCAATTGGAAATGTACATTGGAATCAAAGATTATTTCAGTTAACGGGCAATTCAAGGTATTATGATGTTATTGAAAGATCTTTATATAATGGATTGCTTTCAGGCATCTCTGCAGATGGAATTAATTTCTTCTACCCAAATCCTTTGGAATCGGATGGTTCATATAAATTTAACCAGGGAGCTTGTACACGACAAAGCTGGTTTGATTGCTCCTGTTGTCCCACAAATATGATTCGGTTTTTACCCTCAATACCAGGTTTAATATATTCTACTTACAATGATAGTCTATACATTAATTTATTTATTTCGAATAAATCTAGTTTTAAAATAAATGATCATGAAATTAAACTAGTACAAACAACAAATTATCCATGGGATGGCAAGGTTAATTTTAAAATAAAATCTAGTTCCGATAGCAAGTTCACAGTCAAAATTCGAATCCCCAGCTGGGTAAATGGTGAAGTATTACCTGGAGACCTCTATAATTATATAAATGACACTCCCAATAAAATCACACTAAAGATCAATGGGCATGAGTCAACTTTCGATGTTGATAAAGGATATGCCATAATAACAAGAAACTGGAAAGATGAGGATAACATAGAATTGATGATACCAATGAATATCAGGAAAGTGACTGCTCATGAAAAGGTTGTTGATAACCTAAACAAAGTTGCTTTTGAATATGGGCCAATTGTTTACTGTGCCGAACAAGTTGACAATAACAATATTGATAATTTATTATTTGATAAGGATGTGTTAACTAATTTAGCTGATAAATTTTTGCTGACAGAAAATATAAAAGTTATTAATGGACAAGCTGCGCAGAATGATTTTACATTGATTCCCTATTATCTTTGGTCAAACAGAGGTATTGGAAAAATGAAAGTTTGGCTGCCAATTAAGGGATAG
- a CDS encoding beta-galactosidase — protein MKKISLVLLLILLAIIHTKAQYRDYIDLSGQWQFSLDTANIGINERWYLSNLSESINLPGTTDLSKKGFLNKDTTTLHLSRVYKYMGAAWYRKKIVVPNNFYGKHISLFLERTKPTHVWIDSSFIGESKIMQSPQVYDISEYMTPGEHYITIRIDNSLKLTPYGNAHIYSDDTQTNWNGIIGKLFIEAAPKSYISNLQVYPDITKKKIDIDIEITNQLGLDNFEIELQVEKLLNGKSSPLKTQKLKTAYEPIIILEYALGDECSLWDEYEQPVYNLTVIISHEEIIDSKSVSFGMRHFTTNGTQFEINGRKTFLRGKHDAAVFPLSGHTPMEAEDWIRVFKIAKSYGINHYRFHSYCPPEAAFTAADQVGVYLQAELPFWGGLESDSVASMLLEEGIGMLKYYANHPSFVMFSPGNEIWSGHDRVEKNILALKQYDSRPLYTMGSNNNIGYATPGKHSDFFVAARTPSNGDTTLTHTRLTHAFVDSRNGGILNTQLPSTKMNYDFSVSQFSIPIVSHEIGQYQIYPDYEEIEKYTGVLRAWNFLIFKERLNKAGMLHQNMDFQKASGAWSAICYKAEMETALRTKGFGGFQLLDLQDFPGQGTALVGILDAFMESKNVISQKDWLQSCNDVVLLLEFPKYCWTNDEVFYAELSAVNYSNKSFNNELRWEVRNQKGIVLHKGNFINRSIVNGGSNIVGELNFELSKISKAEKLTINISLQDTPYNNSYPIWVYPKSTTIQTSADILISTKLDNEVFQKLNYGGKVLLLPQTDDIKDHSVAGLFPPDFWNYGMFKGISEWAKKPVSPGTLGILTDPNHPIFNSFPTEFHTNWQWFSMIKKSNSLILDSITKEFKPIVQVIDNLERNHKLGLIFEFLVGKGRLLVCMVQLNTLTDKPEANQLYKSIVSYMNSDKFNPTFSITQSALSILLNYCE, from the coding sequence ATGAAAAAAATTAGTCTTGTCTTACTATTAATTCTTTTAGCAATTATTCATACAAAAGCCCAGTATAGAGATTACATTGATTTATCAGGGCAATGGCAGTTCTCCCTTGATACCGCCAATATCGGAATTAACGAGCGATGGTATTTATCTAATTTATCTGAATCCATCAATCTTCCCGGAACAACGGATTTAAGTAAAAAAGGATTTCTTAATAAAGATACAACTACATTGCACCTCAGCAGGGTTTATAAATATATGGGAGCCGCCTGGTATAGAAAAAAAATTGTGGTTCCAAATAATTTTTATGGCAAGCATATAAGTTTATTTCTCGAAAGAACAAAACCCACACATGTTTGGATTGATAGCAGTTTTATTGGTGAATCTAAAATTATGCAATCCCCCCAGGTTTATGATATATCAGAATATATGACACCCGGCGAGCATTACATTACAATTAGAATAGACAATAGTTTAAAGCTCACACCTTATGGCAACGCGCATATTTATTCCGACGACACTCAAACCAATTGGAATGGAATAATTGGAAAGCTCTTTATTGAAGCGGCACCGAAAAGTTATATCTCTAATTTGCAGGTTTATCCCGACATCACTAAAAAAAAGATTGATATTGATATAGAGATAACAAATCAATTAGGGTTAGATAATTTTGAGATAGAATTACAAGTTGAAAAATTATTAAACGGAAAATCCTCCCCACTCAAAACTCAAAAATTAAAAACGGCTTATGAACCAATAATTATATTAGAATATGCCCTTGGGGATGAATGCAGTTTATGGGATGAATATGAACAACCTGTCTATAATTTAACAGTGATTATTTCTCATGAAGAGATAATAGATTCGAAGAGTGTAAGCTTTGGTATGAGGCACTTCACGACTAATGGAACTCAATTTGAAATTAACGGTCGCAAAACTTTTTTAAGGGGAAAGCATGATGCCGCAGTTTTTCCTCTTTCGGGGCACACGCCAATGGAAGCGGAAGATTGGATAAGAGTTTTTAAAATCGCAAAATCTTACGGAATTAATCATTACCGGTTTCATTCTTATTGTCCCCCCGAAGCCGCGTTTACTGCTGCTGATCAGGTTGGAGTATATCTTCAAGCTGAATTACCATTCTGGGGAGGATTAGAATCTGATTCTGTTGCCAGTATGTTATTGGAAGAAGGAATCGGAATGTTAAAATATTATGCGAATCATCCTTCATTCGTAATGTTCTCCCCCGGCAATGAAATTTGGAGCGGACATGATAGAGTAGAAAAGAACATACTCGCACTCAAACAATATGACAGCCGCCCACTTTACACTATGGGATCAAATAATAATATTGGTTATGCGACTCCGGGTAAACATTCCGATTTTTTTGTTGCAGCTAGAACTCCTAGCAATGGTGATACAACTTTAACTCACACAAGACTTACGCATGCGTTTGTAGATTCAAGAAATGGAGGAATACTTAATACTCAGCTACCTTCAACAAAAATGAATTATGATTTTTCCGTATCACAATTTAGTATTCCAATTGTTAGCCATGAAATCGGCCAGTATCAAATCTATCCCGATTATGAGGAAATTGAAAAATATACAGGTGTCCTTCGTGCGTGGAATTTTCTAATATTTAAAGAAAGATTAAACAAAGCCGGAATGCTGCATCAAAATATGGATTTTCAAAAAGCATCCGGAGCCTGGTCTGCCATTTGTTATAAAGCCGAAATGGAAACAGCGTTGCGCACTAAAGGATTTGGCGGATTTCAATTACTTGATCTGCAAGATTTTCCAGGACAAGGAACCGCGCTTGTTGGCATCCTTGATGCTTTTATGGAAAGCAAGAATGTTATTAGTCAAAAAGATTGGCTGCAATCATGCAATGATGTGGTTCTATTACTTGAATTCCCAAAATATTGCTGGACCAATGATGAAGTTTTTTATGCAGAACTTTCTGCAGTGAATTATTCCAATAAATCATTCAATAATGAATTAAGGTGGGAAGTTAGAAATCAAAAAGGGATTGTACTTCATAAAGGTAATTTCATTAATAGATCAATAGTAAATGGTGGAAGTAATATTGTTGGCGAATTAAATTTTGAACTTTCAAAAATATCTAAAGCTGAAAAACTAACAATCAACATTTCTCTACAAGATACACCATACAACAATTCATATCCAATTTGGGTTTACCCCAAATCAACGACAATACAAACTAGTGCGGATATTCTCATCTCAACAAAATTAGATAATGAGGTTTTTCAAAAATTGAATTATGGTGGCAAAGTATTACTATTACCGCAAACCGATGATATTAAGGATCACAGTGTGGCGGGACTTTTCCCTCCCGACTTCTGGAATTATGGAATGTTCAAAGGGATAAGTGAATGGGCAAAAAAACCGGTATCGCCAGGAACTTTGGGAATATTGACTGATCCTAATCATCCGATATTTAATTCATTTCCAACAGAGTTTCATACAAACTGGCAATGGTTTTCAATGATTAAGAAAAGTAATTCTTTAATATTAGATTCTATTACTAAAGAATTTAAACCTATTGTTCAGGTTATTGATAATTTGGAGAGAAATCATAAATTAGGTTTGATTTTTGAGTTTCTGGTTGGTAAAGGAAGGTTGCTTGTTTGTATGGTTCAATTAAATACATTAACTGATAAGCCTGAAGCAAATCAACTTTACAAATCAATTGTTAGTTATATGAATAGTGATAAATTTAATCCAACTTTTTCAATTACTCAGTCTGCACTTAGTATATTATTAAATTACTGTGAGTAA